One window of Quercus robur chromosome 5, dhQueRobu3.1, whole genome shotgun sequence genomic DNA carries:
- the LOC126727055 gene encoding stigma-specific STIG1-like protein 3 codes for MKSLMLFFVLVNLMALFITLSATTSNNEQFLNEDEETQEAISLRGTSRFLAQKNARVVMTCDKYPRVCHAKGSPGRDCCKKKCVNVLTDRLNCGKCGKKCKYSEICCKGECVNPRSNKKHCGSCGNKCKKGNVCVYGMCSYA; via the coding sequence ATGAAGTCCCTAATGCTATTCTTTGTCCTGGTCAATCTCATGGCTTTGTTCATTACTCTTTCCGCTACAACATCTAACAATGAACAATTCCTTAACGAGGATGAAGAAACTCAAGAAGCAATTTCTCTCCGTGGGACTAGCCGGTTTCTAGCTCAGAAAAATGCCCGAGTTGTCATGACATGTGACAAGTACCCTAGAGTTTGTCATGCCAAAGGCAGCCCAGGGCGAGATTGTTGTAAGAAGAAATGTGTGAATGTGTTAACAGACAGGCTCAATTGTGGGAAGTGTGGGAAGAAATGTAAGTACTCAGAGATTTGTTGCAAAGGTGAGTGTGTAAACCCCAGGTCCAACAAAAAGCATTGTGGAAGTTGTGGCAACAAGTGCAAGAAAGGGAATGTATGCGTATATGGGATGTGCAGCTATGCTTAA